CGACGACGAGGTCGCGGCCGTCGTGACCTACATCCGCACCTCCTGGGGCAATCGCGGCGCAGCCGTCTCGGCGCGACAGGCCAATGAACTTCGCGCGGCAACGCTGAACTGAGGGGCTCATGATCAATTCAACCCCGCCGCAATCGTCCACGCTGGGCTCCGAAGAGGAGCGCGTCGATGCCATCGTCCGCTCCGGTCCAGGCGGCGCAATTGCAGTTGCCGGCATCGCGACCGCGATCGTGATCGCGCTGTGGTTTGCATTCTACCTCCTGGTATTCCTGCCCAGGAGCGTTTGAACATGATGAGCGCCCGAGCATGACGACAGAGACGGATCACGACGTCGGCGAGGCGGTCGCAGCCCGCATCGAACGGCGATGGGCTATCCTTTCGATCGTGATCGTCGGCATGCTGGTCGGCATGGCGACTTTCATCGGCATCCATCAGGCGACCATGCCGCAGGGTCATGTCGAAACCTCCGACCCCAAGACGCTGCATCTTTCCGGCGAATTCGTCGAAAGCAACCTTGGCAGCGTGCCCGAGGCCGACGGCTCGGTCACCGTGCGCGCGGTCGGACAGCAATATTCATTCACGCCGCAATGCATCGTGGTGCCCGCGGAAACCCCGATCACCCTGCGCACGACAAGCGCGGATGTGGTGCACGGCCTTTTGATCGAGGGCACCAACATCAACACCATGCTGGTGCCCGGCTACGTCGCCGTGCTGCCGATCCGCTTCAAGGCGCCGGGCGATCACGTGATGCCGTGCCAGGAATTCTGCGGCATCGGGCATCAGGGCATGTGGGGCAAGGTCAAGGTGGTGGACAAGGATGCCTTTGCCAAGCTTGCCGCAGCGCGACGGAGGCTGACCTGTGTTGATTAACAAGCGCCTCATCCTCGCCCATTTCTGGCTCGCCTTCGTCGTGTTCGGCGCGGCGCTGGTGCTCGGCGCCTGGCAGATGTTTGTCCGCAGTCCGCTCAACGCCTGGCACTTCAATCCGGAATTCTATTATCGCTCGGTCACTGCGCACGGCTCGGCGATGGGCTATGTATTCCCGACCCTGATCGCGATGGGGTTCGGCTATGCGATCACGGAAGCGGCGCTGGAAAGACCGCTGGTCGGCCGCCGCTGGGCCTGGGCGGGCTTTTTCCTGATCGCGGTCGGTGCCGTGGTGGCGATGATTCCGGTCTCGCTGGGGCTCGCCTCGGTGCTCTACACCTTCTACCCGCCGATGGTCGGAAATCCCTTCTATTACATCGGCGTCGTGATGGTAGTGGTCGGCTCATGGATATGGGTCGCGCTGATGCCGATCAATCTGGCGATCTGGAAGCGGGAAAATCCCGACAAGCCGGTGCCGCTGGCGATGTTCGCCAATGTCGCAGGCGCCTATCTCTGGGGCTGGACGGCGGTCGGTGCGGCGCTTGAGATCATTTTCCAGATATTGCCGGTGGCGCTCGGCCTGAGGTCGACCATCGACGCCGGGCTGGCGCGCGTGTTCTTCTCCTGGACGCTGCATGCGATCGTCTATTTCTGGCTGATGCCGACCTATATCGCCTATTACACGATTTTCCCGCGCGCGATCGGCAGCAGGCTCTACAGCGACCCGATGGGGCGGATTGCCTTTATCCTGTTCGTCGTGGTGGCGATGCCGATCGGCGTGCATCACCTGTTTGCCGACCCGCAGGTCGGCGCCGGCTTCAAGTTCATGCATTCGGTGTTCACCGGGCTGGTCGCGCTGCCGACGCTGCTGACGGTGTTCACCATCTGCGCCTCCGCCGAGATCGCCAGCCGGTTGCGCGGTGGCCGCGGCGCGTTCGGATGGGTCAGCGCGTTGCCCTGGCAAAATCCGATCATGCTGGCGACCGCGCTATCGCTGGTCATGCTCGGCTTCGGCGGCGCCGGCGGGCTGATCAACATGAGCTATCAGCTCGACGCCTCCGTCCACAACACGCAATGGATCACAGGCCACTTTCACCTGATCTTCGGCGGCGCCATCGTGATCATGTATTTCGCGATCGCCTATGATCTGTGGCCGCATCTCACCGGCCGCGCGCTGGAAAGTTTCGGCCTGATGCGAACCCAGCTCTGGCTGTGGTTCATCGGCATGATCGTGACGACGTTCCCGTGGCACTATGTCGGCATCCTCGGCATGCCGCGCCGCATGGCGTTCTACGACTATGCCAATCCGGCGATCTCGCCGCAGGCGTTTTCGGTGTCGATGTCGGCGATCGGCGGCTTCATTTTGCTGGTCTCGGGAATCCTGTTTCTCACCGTGTTGATCCGCGGCCAGCGTTCGCCAGCCAGCGAAGCGGGTGCCTACCGGTTCGCCGTGCCCTTGCACATGCCGGCGCGACTTCCGGCCGCGCTGAACAGCTTTGGGCTCTGGCTCGCCCTGATGGTCGGGCTCACCATCGTCAATTACGGCTATCCGATCGCGCAATTGATGGTTCTGAAGGAAACCAACGTGCCCGCGGTCTATGTCGGAGCGAGCCGATGAGCGAGCAGCCGCTGTTCTCGTTGCGCAATCCGTGGTTCAGCGCGAGCGTCGGCGTGACGGCCGCCATCGCGGTGCTTGCCGCCTTCGCCGGCCTGATCTGGCTGCCGCTGGCGCAGCCGGATCTGAAACTGAGCGGCATGTGGGATGCGATCTGCAGCGCCGCGGGCGTGCCGCGCGTGTCGCAGCAGGGCGCCGCCATTCAGCCCGATTTCAAGACCTCGAACGTGGTGATGACCTCGGAGATGCTCACGCGGCACGATCAGGTCTCGATCGGCCGCGGCGCGACGCTGGCGCAGCGCTGCGCGATCTGCCACGGGCCGCAGGGCGTCAGCGACGCCAATTCGCCGAATCTGGCCGGGCAGTTCGCCGCCGTCACCTGGAAGGAACTGAACGATTTCAAGACCGGCGCGCGGGTCAACGTCATCATGAGTCCGTTCGCGGCCAATCTGAGCAATCAGGACATGCTGGATATCGCGGCCTATTATGCCTATCTGCCGCGCGTGCCGTCGAACAAGCTCGATCCGACAATGGCAGCCCCTGCGATCGTCACGATCGGTGCGCCGATGCGCAACATCGCGCCGTGCGGCTCCTGCCATGGCGACGTCGATAACAAGGCCGGCAGCCCCTGGCTCGGCGGCCAGTCGGCCGTCTACATCAAGGCGCAACTGCAGGCCTTCGCAGCCGGCACCCGCCGCAACGACATCAGCCAGCAGATGCGCAATATCGCCCGTCAGATGACCGCGGAAGAGATCGACCAGGTCGCCCGCTATTACGAAGCTCAGCCGTGAACGGTGGGCAAGGAACGATTTCTTAACGCGCCATTAACCATAATTGCGGCAGTCTCGCCCGTGTATAGGCGCTGATTGCCAGGGCCTTGAGCGCCCGCGCGGTCGTTTCGCGAGGAGCGGGGCACCAGAGACATGTCGGTCGACACAACAAGCGCCACAGCTGCGGCAGGTGTCGATCCCACGCGCGCGAGAATCGCGGGCTCGATCAAGCAGGCCGCCTCGGCCACCGGCGCCAGCTTCGAATACCTGCTCGCCACCGCGAAGATGGAATCCAACTTCAATCCGAAGGCCGCCGCCAGCACCTCGTCGGCGCGCGGGCTGTTTCAGTTCATCGACCAGACCTGGCTCGGCACGGTGAAGGAGGCGGGTGACCATCTCGGCTACGGCAAATACGCCGACGCGATCACCAAAAATCCTTCCGGCAGCTATTCGGTCGATGATCCCACCGCGCGCGCCACGATCATGAAACTGCGCGACGATCCGGATGCCGCCTCGTCGATGGCGGCGGTGCTGACCCAGTCCAACAGTTTCAAGCTGACCGGCACGATTGGCCGCCGCCCGACCGACGCCGAACTCTATATGGCGCATTTCATGGGCGTCGGCGGCGCCGGCAAGCTGATCCAGAACGCCGAGGACAATCCGAACGCATCCGCCGCACAGATGTTTCCGAACGCGGCGGCGGCCAACCAGTCAATCTTCTACGACCGATCGGGCAACGCGCGCAGCGTCTCGCAGGTCTATTCGGTGCTGAGCACGCGCTACGCGGCCGCCGCCAACTCGCCGGTGACGCGCACCGCCATGGCGGCTGCCGGCGGCGATCTGCCGAGGCGCGTCACGGTCGCGAGCAGCGCCGCGCCGGCGGCGACGGCGATCGACAACGCCGCCTATCTGTCGAGCTTTCCGGATCAGCGCAGCGTAACGCCGGTTGCCGCAACGTCGCAGGTTGCTGCAGCGTCATCGGAGCCGATCTTCCGCTCGCTGTTCCAGGCCGGCGAACGCGCGCAGCCGATTTCGCCGGCGGTGCAGGAGTTGTGGGGCAGCAATTCGTCGCTTACCTCGGCGAGCACCGCGCTGTCAGGACATACGCCCGAGGTTCGCGCTCCCGGCCGACTCGATCTCTTCAGCGACCGCGAAGGCACATTCAGCAGCTGACATGCGGCAGCATGTTCGGTGAGGCGCTGCGAAGCGACGTCTCGAACCATGCGGCCCGAGTAGTGTGCGTGGCCATCTCTGCGAGACGCCGCGCGATGCACGGCTCCTTGGGGATAAGGGCGGTGCCTGTGCCGGGTTACCTCGCACCCTTAACAAAACGTCAATAAAACCAGCCGTTTATGGTGAACCCTTTGTTAAGCGTCATGGTTTATTTTTTCTAATAGTGGCACCGCGTCACGGTGTCGTCTCACGTTGCGTAGCCAGGACCATGATCGTTCGGCAGTTCATCAGTTGGATTCGTACCGCTCCGGCAGGCGAGCGGGCAGAGGCGACGCGGGCTTTGGCGCGGGCCTGGTTGATTTCAGATCTCACCGAGGACGATCGCATCGCCGCCGAAGGCGCGCTGCTGATGCTGCTCGACGATCCGTCGCCGCTGGTCCGCCAGGCCATGGCGGAAGTATTTTCGCGAAGCCCTGACGCGCCGGCCACGATCGTGCGAGCGCTTGCGGCCGACCAGCCGTCGATCGCGCTGCCGGTGCTCGAACATTCGCCGCTCCTGATCGACGCCGACCTCGTCGATATCGTCGCGACCGGTACCAGCGACACGCAATGCGCGATCGCTCGCCGCATCAATTTGCCGTCGTCGGTTTCCGCCGCGATTGCCGAAGTAGGTTCGGCGGCGGCAGCGCTCGAATTGATCGAAAACGCCTACGCCGAGCTTGCGCCATTTTCCTGGGACCGCATTGTCGAACGGCATGGCCATCTCGCCGCCATCAGGGAAGCGATGCTGGTACTGGAAGGCTTGCCGGCCGCCACCCGCGCGGCGCTGGTCGCAAAACTGACCAACACGCTCGCGCAGCTCGCTGCCGCCCGCTACTGGCTGAGCCCCGAAAGGGCGGGGCGGCTGGCGGACGAGTCCCGCGAACGCTCGACCATCAGCATCGCGGCGCGCTCGCGCGGCGAAGACATGCAGGGCCTGGTCCAGCATCTGCGCGCAACGGGGCAGCTCAACGCCGGCCTGATCCTGCGCGCGCTGTTGTCGGGCAATCTCGAACTGTTCGAGGCCGCGCTTGCCGAACTGGCCGACCTGCCGCTGGCCCGCGTTACCGCGCTCGTGCATGACCGCGGCAACGCCAGCCTGCAGGCGCTGCTGGTTCGCGCCGGCCTTCCGGAATCGACCTTTGCGGCGTTCCGCGTCGCGCTCGAGGCCAGCCGCGAGACCGGCTATGTCGATACGACCGGCGGGGCGGAGAGACTGCGCCGCCGCATGGTCGAGCGCGTTCTGACCCACTGCGAAACCGACGGCAAATCCGCCGAGCCGCTGTTGATCCTGCTGCGGCGCTTCGCGACCGAGTCCGCGCGCGAGGAAGCCCGCATGTTCTGCGAGGAACTGGTCGCCGACGAAGCGCACGTGCCGCCCGTGCGCGATCTGATCGCGGCGTAGGCCAGCATTGTAACCACACATTCGATGTCGTCCCTGCGAACGCAGGGACCCATAACCACCGACGCTGATTGTTTCAGAAGATGGTCGCTCCATCGCTCCACGGATAAGCCGCGGCGTATGGGTCCCTGCGTTCGCAGGGACGACCTGTGGCGATAGCCGCGCCAGATCCTATTCCGCCGGAACGATGCTCGGCGCCAGGATCGCTTCGAGATGTTCGGGGCGGTCGCGGTTGACCTTGAGCAGGAATTCGTCCGCGACGCCGCGCAGCTGCTTGCTCAGCTTGCTGGCCATTGTGACGGTGTCGAGCTTGGTGCGTTCGCGCACGATCGCCTGAATGGCGTTGATGTGGTGGGTGATCAGCTCGGCCGGGACCTGGTCGAGGTCGGGCGCGTGTTCGATGATGCGGCAGAGGCTTTCGGCGGCGGCGCCTGCGGAAGGGAAGCCGAAAGTGGCGGCGTCGCCCTTGATGTCATGGGCGGCGCGAAACAGCTCTTCGCGGTTGTCGGTGGTGAAGGCGTCGCGGAGAACGACCGCATGCGCCGCCGAGAGCCGGTCGGCCTCGATCGTCATCCAGTTCTTGAATTCACCGGACAGTCCGGCGAGCGCCTTTTCCGCGCGCCCGACGGGATCGTCGAGGTCGGATTCGGGAACGCGCAGCAATACCTTGCGCAAGGGATTGGGCTGCGTGATTACGTGGTGATCGCCAAACGACTTGACCTGTATCGTCCCGGGCTTCTGTTTCGTCATCAGGGTCTCTCCGGGCCGGCGCTAGACGGCCGAGCGCGCCTTGTCGAGCAGCGACGGCTGTTGCATGACTTCCACCTCGCCGCCCACGCGGCGCTCGGGGCCGATATAGGCGTTGTTGGTATTGCGCCGGCGGTCGGGGCCGAAATAGGTCTTGGTCTTGATGAAGGGGCGCGGGTTGGCGACGACGTTGAGAATGCGCTGGTAGAGTCCCTTGGCCGAGATCGGCTTCGCCAGAAACTCGGTGACGCCGGCATCGCGTGCGACGGTGACGCGGCGTTTCTCCGAATGCCCGGTCAGCATGATGATCGGCGCGTAGGGGTTGCCCTTCGATTCCGGCTGCCGGATCATCTGCGCCAGTTCGAGACCGTCAAAGATCGGCATCGACCAGTCGGTGATGACGATATCGGGCACGTAGTGGCTGTACATTTCCAGCGCAGTGGCGCCGTCCTCGGCCTCATAGGCCTCGCGCGCGCCGAACGAATGCAACAGCGTCCGCAGGATGCGGCGCATGTGCGGATTGTCGTCGCAAATCAGAAATCGCAGCTTGTTGAAGTCGATGCGATACATGGTCCGGCCCGGCCAAGCTAAACGGTATACTGGTGTTAACCATATCGCGGTGCTCGTTAAGGAATGGTTGCGAAGCCGGTCTATTCGGCACGCGCCGATAGCGAATGGCGCCACTTTTTCAGGACAGGAACCCGGTTCAAGGTCACCAGGCGGTCACCAGGTGGGCGTCAGGATCCGAATTGCTCGCGCAGGATGCGTTCCTCGAGGCTGTGACCGGGATCGAACAGCATCCGCATCGAGATCGTCTTGTCGGACAGCACCTCGACGCGGCGGACATCGCGCACGTCGTCATGGTCGGCGGCGGCCGCAACCGGACGCTTTTCGCCTTCGAGCACCTCGATGACAACGAAAGCGGAGTTGGGGAGGAGCGCGCCGCGCCAGCGCCTGGGCCGGAACGCGCTAATCGGGGTCAGCGCCAGAAGCGCGGCATTGATCGGCAGGATAGGCCCCTGCGCCGAGAGGTTATAGGCGGTGGAGCCGGCCGGCGTCGCCACCAGGATGCCGTCGGCGATCAATTCCGCCATCCGCTCGTGCTCGTCGATCAGGATGCGCAGACGTGCGGCCTGGTTGGTCTGGCGAAACAGCGCGACCTCGTTGATGGCGTGATGCAGATGCACCGCGCCATGGATGTCGGTGGCGCGCATCAGGAGCGGATTGATCAGCGATTCCCGCGCCGCCGCCAGCCGCGTCTGCAAATCGTGCGTGGTGAATTCGTTCATCAGGAAGCCGACGGTGCCGCGATGCATGCCGTAGATCGGCTTGCCCGAGCGCATATGCCGGTGCAGCGTCTGCAGCATCAATCCGTCGCCGCCGAGCGCCACCACGACGTCGGCGTCGTCGGCATCGTGATTGCCGTAGAGCTTGACGAGCTGCGCCAGCGCGGTCTGCGCTTCGGTGCTTGCGCTCGCCACAAAGGCGATCCGGTCGTATCGCTTGGGGGTGGCCATCGGACGACGAACTCTTGGGTAGCACCAGGATCGGGTGGCGCCGGATTGCGCCGCGCTCGTCTATACACCTTAGGCAGGCTTGTCGAGATAGCCAGCCCGCTCTTTCGCGCCGGTAACGTAAACCGCTGGTCATCGGAACGTCATTTTTCCTGCAACGTCCGGATCGGGTCCCAGTCCTCGCCCGGCGGGTTTTGGGCCAATTCCCGGGCCCGCGCCGCAAACAGCGACGCCGGCCGGTCGATGTCGGCCGAACGGCCGAAACACTGCGCGGCGCGATCGAATTCGCGGGCCCGCCACTGCGCCAGCCCGTCGGCGTAGTTGGCGATCAATGTCGCTTGCGCGGACGTCAGCTCGGCCGACAGCGCCAGCAATTGGTAGATTTTCAGCGCCTGGGTTCGTCCCTTGACCCTGATGGCGTCGAGTTCGCGCCAGGCGAAGGCCTCGCCGGTGAGGGCTACGGTGGTCTCGGAAGCGATGACCGTGGTGCCATAGAATTTGTTGGCGCCCTCCAGCCGCGATGCCAGGTTCACGGCGTCGCTCATCACGGAGTAGTTGAAGCGCCGCCGTGATCCGAAATTGCCGACCAGCGCCTCGCCGGAATTGATGCCGATCCGCTGCGCCAGCTTGCATTCCTGGAACAGGGCGGAAGAAGCGTTGAGTTCGGTCAGTTGCGTGCAGCAATCCAGCGCGGCGCGCGCCGCGTTGGCGGCATGATCAGGGTCGTCGGCCGGCGCGCCGAACACCGCCACGATGGAGTCGCCGATATATTTGTCGACGTATCCGCCGTGACGCTCGATGACGTCGGTCATCGCCGACAGATATTCGTTCATCAGCTCCATCAGGTTGTCGGGCGACATCTTTTCCGCGATCAGCGAAAATCCCTCGATGTCGGAGAAGAACACCGTCACGTTGCGGGTTTCGCCGCCGAGTTCAGGCAATTTGTTCGACGACAGCATGCGGTTGATGACGTGCGGGGCAAGGTAGAGCGCAAAGCTCTTCTGCAGCAGGCGGCGGTCCTTGTCGGCGACGACGAAGCGGAAGCCGATGGTGGCGGCGAGCGCGAAAAGGCTCGCCAGGAACGGCTCGGCGATCGGCAGCGCCAGCGCGTGGTTGAACGCGATCGTGGCGCCGGCAATGCTGGCCCCGATCACGGCCATCCAGGCCATTGCTGCGCTGAGCGGCCGAAACCGCCACGCGGCGACTGCCGCCAGCGCCGCAAACAGGGCAGAGATCAGAAAGCGCACCAGCGGGCCGGGTTCGACCACCGCGTTGCGCGAGATCAGATTGTTGACCGCCGTTGCATGGATATAGACGCCGGCGATTGTGCTGATCCGAAAGCCGGCCGTGACCGGCGTACTCTCACCCGCGCAGCGCGGTACGCGCGCGCCTTCGATTCCGGTCGCAAAACGCTTGGAGGTCTGGCGGCGGTCCTCGATATCGAGAACGCTGCCGAAAATGACGACCTTTCCGGCGAAC
This portion of the Bradyrhizobium sp. AZCC 2262 genome encodes:
- a CDS encoding Hpt domain-containing protein, whose protein sequence is MTKQKPGTIQVKSFGDHHVITQPNPLRKVLLRVPESDLDDPVGRAEKALAGLSGEFKNWMTIEADRLSAAHAVVLRDAFTTDNREELFRAAHDIKGDAATFGFPSAGAAAESLCRIIEHAPDLDQVPAELITHHINAIQAIVRERTKLDTVTMASKLSKQLRGVADEFLLKVNRDRPEHLEAILAPSIVPAE
- a CDS encoding response regulator, translating into MYRIDFNKLRFLICDDNPHMRRILRTLLHSFGAREAYEAEDGATALEMYSHYVPDIVITDWSMPIFDGLELAQMIRQPESKGNPYAPIIMLTGHSEKRRVTVARDAGVTEFLAKPISAKGLYQRILNVVANPRPFIKTKTYFGPDRRRNTNNAYIGPERRVGGEVEVMQQPSLLDKARSAV
- a CDS encoding transglycosylase SLT domain-containing protein, which encodes MSVDTTSATAAAGVDPTRARIAGSIKQAASATGASFEYLLATAKMESNFNPKAAASTSSARGLFQFIDQTWLGTVKEAGDHLGYGKYADAITKNPSGSYSVDDPTARATIMKLRDDPDAASSMAAVLTQSNSFKLTGTIGRRPTDAELYMAHFMGVGGAGKLIQNAEDNPNASAAQMFPNAAAANQSIFYDRSGNARSVSQVYSVLSTRYAAAANSPVTRTAMAAAGGDLPRRVTVASSAAPAATAIDNAAYLSSFPDQRSVTPVAATSQVAAASSEPIFRSLFQAGERAQPISPAVQELWGSNSSLTSASTALSGHTPEVRAPGRLDLFSDREGTFSS
- a CDS encoding NAD kinase, with product MATPKRYDRIAFVASASTEAQTALAQLVKLYGNHDADDADVVVALGGDGLMLQTLHRHMRSGKPIYGMHRGTVGFLMNEFTTHDLQTRLAAARESLINPLLMRATDIHGAVHLHHAINEVALFRQTNQAARLRILIDEHERMAELIADGILVATPAGSTAYNLSAQGPILPINAALLALTPISAFRPRRWRGALLPNSAFVVIEVLEGEKRPVAAAADHDDVRDVRRVEVLSDKTISMRMLFDPGHSLEERILREQFGS
- a CDS encoding c-type cytochrome; translated protein: MSEQPLFSLRNPWFSASVGVTAAIAVLAAFAGLIWLPLAQPDLKLSGMWDAICSAAGVPRVSQQGAAIQPDFKTSNVVMTSEMLTRHDQVSIGRGATLAQRCAICHGPQGVSDANSPNLAGQFAAVTWKELNDFKTGARVNVIMSPFAANLSNQDMLDIAAYYAYLPRVPSNKLDPTMAAPAIVTIGAPMRNIAPCGSCHGDVDNKAGSPWLGGQSAVYIKAQLQAFAAGTRRNDISQQMRNIARQMTAEEIDQVARYYEAQP
- a CDS encoding adenylate/guanylate cyclase domain-containing protein, with protein sequence MVVAAIVLVCAAASVSPAARPIRGLSLDLLTALRWEMFGHGQDPAASPAVVVAIDEESLRTAPFMDAPMLTWTGEIGRVLSATLEGGAKVAGFDMVIPKSIEQSEIPFGEGTLGEKVRGFDRDFLRALAGAATNGKVVLGEILGGNQPVRPSPGQRVAVRQQQNIRPLNVHVDSDDIVRRLPLDFTVNGTTVPSMAVELASRALGAAPEFDERGRLTLAGYRVPGRVPNTMTLNFEGGADDIPTFSFADLRACAVKNDKDYFRRWFAGKVVIFGSVLDIEDRRQTSKRFATGIEGARVPRCAGESTPVTAGFRISTIAGVYIHATAVNNLISRNAVVEPGPLVRFLISALFAALAAVAAWRFRPLSAAMAWMAVIGASIAGATIAFNHALALPIAEPFLASLFALAATIGFRFVVADKDRRLLQKSFALYLAPHVINRMLSSNKLPELGGETRNVTVFFSDIEGFSLIAEKMSPDNLMELMNEYLSAMTDVIERHGGYVDKYIGDSIVAVFGAPADDPDHAANAARAALDCCTQLTELNASSALFQECKLAQRIGINSGEALVGNFGSRRRFNYSVMSDAVNLASRLEGANKFYGTTVIASETTVALTGEAFAWRELDAIRVKGRTQALKIYQLLALSAELTSAQATLIANYADGLAQWRAREFDRAAQCFGRSADIDRPASLFAARARELAQNPPGEDWDPIRTLQEK
- a CDS encoding cytochrome C oxidase subunit II, producing MTTETDHDVGEAVAARIERRWAILSIVIVGMLVGMATFIGIHQATMPQGHVETSDPKTLHLSGEFVESNLGSVPEADGSVTVRAVGQQYSFTPQCIVVPAETPITLRTTSADVVHGLLIEGTNINTMLVPGYVAVLPIRFKAPGDHVMPCQEFCGIGHQGMWGKVKVVDKDAFAKLAAARRRLTCVD
- a CDS encoding DUF2336 domain-containing protein, whose product is MIVRQFISWIRTAPAGERAEATRALARAWLISDLTEDDRIAAEGALLMLLDDPSPLVRQAMAEVFSRSPDAPATIVRALAADQPSIALPVLEHSPLLIDADLVDIVATGTSDTQCAIARRINLPSSVSAAIAEVGSAAAALELIENAYAELAPFSWDRIVERHGHLAAIREAMLVLEGLPAATRAALVAKLTNTLAQLAAARYWLSPERAGRLADESRERSTISIAARSRGEDMQGLVQHLRATGQLNAGLILRALLSGNLELFEAALAELADLPLARVTALVHDRGNASLQALLVRAGLPESTFAAFRVALEASRETGYVDTTGGAERLRRRMVERVLTHCETDGKSAEPLLILLRRFATESAREEARMFCEELVADEAHVPPVRDLIAA
- a CDS encoding b(o/a)3-type cytochrome-c oxidase subunit 1; this encodes MLINKRLILAHFWLAFVVFGAALVLGAWQMFVRSPLNAWHFNPEFYYRSVTAHGSAMGYVFPTLIAMGFGYAITEAALERPLVGRRWAWAGFFLIAVGAVVAMIPVSLGLASVLYTFYPPMVGNPFYYIGVVMVVVGSWIWVALMPINLAIWKRENPDKPVPLAMFANVAGAYLWGWTAVGAALEIIFQILPVALGLRSTIDAGLARVFFSWTLHAIVYFWLMPTYIAYYTIFPRAIGSRLYSDPMGRIAFILFVVVAMPIGVHHLFADPQVGAGFKFMHSVFTGLVALPTLLTVFTICASAEIASRLRGGRGAFGWVSALPWQNPIMLATALSLVMLGFGGAGGLINMSYQLDASVHNTQWITGHFHLIFGGAIVIMYFAIAYDLWPHLTGRALESFGLMRTQLWLWFIGMIVTTFPWHYVGILGMPRRMAFYDYANPAISPQAFSVSMSAIGGFILLVSGILFLTVLIRGQRSPASEAGAYRFAVPLHMPARLPAALNSFGLWLALMVGLTIVNYGYPIAQLMVLKETNVPAVYVGASR